One Eretmochelys imbricata isolate rEreImb1 chromosome 22, rEreImb1.hap1, whole genome shotgun sequence DNA window includes the following coding sequences:
- the CLDN25 gene encoding claudin-25 has product MAWSCNMKVHLGGIFLSFFGWVSSCVATFVPLWKNRNLDLNEMEIWTMGLWQVCVTQEEGIMECKSYESFLALPLDLRVSRILMFLSNGLGLLGFLISSCGLDCCKAWEAKTALKKQLALCGGVIFGISGIMTLIPVSWVAYNTVNEFWDETVPEIVPRWEFGEAMFLGWFAGFFLVVGGLLIICSACLKGTETPTMPLAAYRGPTQVQAPLAMQHWGQHSHPKNADLVI; this is encoded by the coding sequence ATGGCTTGGAGCTGTAACATGAAGGTTCACCTGGGAGGAATATTTCTCTCATTCTTTGGGTGGGTCTCATCCTGTGTTGCGACTTTTGTGCCACTCTGGAAGAATCGCAACCTGGACTTGAATGAAATGGAGATCTGGACCATGGGGCTTTGGCAAGTCTGCGTAACGCAAGAGGAAGGTATTATGGAATGTAAAAGCTATGAGTctttcttggctctgccattggaCCTCAGGGTGTCCAGAATTTTGATGTTCCTCTCTAATGGATTGGGACTTCTTGGATTCTTGATCTCCAGTTGTGGGCTGGACTGTTGCAAGGCCTGGGAAGCAAAAACAGCTCTAAAGAAACAACTGGCGCTTTGCGGAGGAGTGATTTTTGGCATCTCAGGAATTATGACCCTCATTCCAGTTTCCTGGGTTGCCTATAACACCGTAAATGAATTCTGGGATGAAACAGTCCCAGAAATTGTACCTAGATGGGAATTCGGGGAAGCAATGTTCCTGGGCTGGTTTGCTGGATTTTTCCTTGTAGTAGGCGGGCTGCTCATCATCTGCTCAGCCTGTTTGAAAGGGACAGAAACGCCAACAATGCCTTTAGCAGCTTACCGCGGACCAACACAGGTGCAAGCTCCATTAGCAATGCAACACTGGGGCCAACATTCACACCCCAAAAACGCTGACCTGGTAATCTAA